The Arcanobacterium wilhelmae region CGTCCATGACGGCGGCAGCGTCGGCGGGCGTGTGAACGCGACCCTCGCACAGCACCGGAACGTCAGGGAATGCCTCGACCATCTGGGTGAGCAGCTCGAAATCCGGGCCTGTCGACTTCTCGCGCTCGCCCGTGTAACCGGCAAGCGTCGTCGAAATAATGTCCGAACCCGCTTCTACTGCCATTTTGGCATCCTCGAACGAACCACAATCGGCCATCACGAGCGTGCCGTCCTCGTGCAGTGCCGCCACTGTTTCAGCGTAGGTGCGCCCATCGGGGCGCGGGCGGCGGGTGGCGTCAATCGCCACGATATCCGAACCGGCGAGGCGGCAGGCGCGGGCGTGGTGCAGGGTCGGCGTGATAAACACGCCCTCGTGCCCTTCCTTCCACAGGCCGATCACGGGGATCTCCACGCGGCCCTTGATTGCCGAAATGTCGGCCAGGCCCTGGCAGCGGATCGCGGCCGCGCCACCAAGTTCCGCCGCGCGCGCGATCTGCGCCATCGTTTCCGGGTTGCGCATCGGTTCGCCCGGATAGGCCTGCACGGACACCACGAGCTTTCCGCGAAGCTGTTCAATGATCGGATGCATGTTTCCTCGATTCTGCCGGGGTTTCCGGCGATTCTCCGTTACGAGAGAGCTTCTGTTGTGTCAACAGACGTTCGTGCCATGAAGTTCTGGTAGGCGCCAAGGAGCGGGGCGTCGTCGCCAAGTTCGCCGCCGACGAGCGGCACACACGCGACGCCGTCCATCGCGGAGGCTGCGTAGCCGGCGCGAACATTATCCCACCAGTCTTCTCCGTTCTTGTTCGCCACCGACCCGGAAATGACGATCACGTGCGGATCGACGCAGTTCGCGAGCGAGCCAAGCACCTCGCCGACGGCGTAAGCGGACTCACTGAAGCAGGCGAGCGCGAGGTGGTCACCGGCGTCGGCGAGGGCGCGCAGCTCGGCGCCGTTCGCAACGTGAGCCTCATCGGAGCGGTGGTTGTACCAGGTGGCGAGCCCGGAGCCGGAGGCGAAGGCTTCGAGGTGGCCGGCGCGCCCGCACGAGCACGGGATTCCGGTGCCGAAGTGGTGGTGGACGTGCCCGAAGTGCCCGGCGAGGCTGTGGGCGCCAAAGTCGATTTCTCCGGAGCGGATGAGTGCGCCGCCGATTCCGGTTCCGACGGCGATGGACAGGACGACGTCGGAGCCGCGGCCCGCGCCGAGGCGGGCTTCGCCGAGGCCGTGGGCGTGGACGTCGTTGATGATCCACACAGGTTGGCCGGTGGCTTCGCGCAAAATCTCGCCGAGCGGTGTGCCACTCCAGCCAGGAAGAGTGTCGGTTGCTGAGATAATCGCGCCGGTTTCAGGATCGACAACGCCGGCGCTCGCGACGGCAACTCCAACGCAACCGTGTTCTTCAACCTGGGCGGCCGCGAGCTCGGCAACCCGGCGAGCAAGATCCTCGCCGCCCTTGGGGGCATCGGTCGGCATCACGCCGCGCGCAAACATTTTGATGCCGCTACTCGCACCCGTGTTCTCGCGCGGATCAAGCACGCGATCCTCGCAACCGAGCACCGCCCAGCCAACCTTCGTGCCGCCAATATCGAGCGCGAGCACGCGCCCATCGATCTCGCTCGCCATTGAACTCTCCCTTGTGTTAAATGCCTGGAGGGGCGGGCGCTTGCCCGCCCCTCCAGGGTTGTCTCACGCGAGCAATCCCGCTTCGCGGAGCTTAGCGGACACCCATTCATAGTTCTCGCCCTCGAGCGGGAGAACCGGAGTCGGCATCTCGTTGGTCTCGAACACTCCGAGCGCCTTCAGCGCGGCCTTGAACGCGCCAACACCAGCGCCGAAGCCGGCAACGCCCTTGACGAACACCATGGTCATCAGGTCAGCCAGGCGATCCTGCTCAGCCTTCACGGTCGCCCAATCGCCCGCCTGAGCGGCCTTCCACATGCGCACGTAGCCGTCCGGATCCACGTTTGCCAGGCCCGGAACCGAGCCGTCAGCACCGCCCAGTAGTGCGCCGTCCACAACGACCTCGTGGCCGGTGAGCAGCTGCAGCGGGTGACCCGCGGCCTCGTTCATGCGAACGAGCCAACGGAAGGAGACGTCGTCGCCGGAGGAATCCTTCACGCCAGAAAGAATGCCCTCGGAGGCGAGGCGCATGAGGAACTGCGGCGAAAGCTTCCAGTGCACGCACACCGGGATGTCGTAGGCCCAGATCGGCAGATCGGTGGCCTCGTGCAACGCCTTGAAGTGGCGGTACACATCCTCCTCGCCCTGCAACACGTAGAAAGGTGCGGTGGCAACGATGCCGTCCACGCCGAACTTCTCGGCCTGCTTGATGTGCTCGATCACGCGCTCGGTCTCGGTGTCGATCACGCCAGCGAGGATCGGCACGCGGCCAGCCACGATACGTGTGGCCTCGCGCAGGATCTCCTCGCGGCGAGCCGACGTCGAGAACGCCACCTCACCCGTGGAGCCCAGCACGAACAGGCCATCGATGCCTGCCTCGATCATGCGATTGATCGAACGCTCGAGCGATGCGACGTCGAGTTCCTTGTTCTTGAGCGGGATTGCCAGCGGCGGCACAACGCCGCTAATCGGCTTAGTCATTGCTCTTTCTCCTTAAAGAGTGGGGTGAAGTAGAGAGGGGGCTGCGCCAAGAAGCTTCTTGGTGTAGTCGTCCTTGGGGTTGGTGAGGAGCTCATGGGCGGGCCCCTCCTCCACGATCTGGCCGTGGTTCATCACCGCGATGCGATCGGAAATGTACCGGACGGTCTGGATATCGTGCGAGATGAAGACCATCGCGAGGCCCAGTTCCTTCTTGAGGTCCATCAAGAGGTTGAGGATCTGTGCGCGAACCGAAACGTCGAGCGCCGACGTCGGCTCATCCGCGATGATCGCTTTCGGCTCGAGCGCAAGCGCACGGGCAATCGCCACGCGCTGGCGCTGGCCGCCGGAGAGCTGGCCGGGCAAGGCATCGAGCGCCGACGTCGGCAAACCCACCACGGAGATGAGCTCGCGGACGCGAGCTGCACGCGACGTTTCGTCGCCGATACCGTGCACGCGCAGCGGATCCGCGAGCTGGTCGGCAACCGTCATGCGCGGGTTGAGCGCCGTGGCCGGATCCTGGAAGACGACGGAGACCACGCGGCCAATCTTGCGGCGATCAGCTGCGCTGCGCTTCGTCACCTCCTCGCCGTTGAAGAACACCTTGCCGGCGGTTGCCGGCTGCAGGCCGATCATCACGTTCGCCATGGTGGACTTGCCCGAACCGGACTCGCCCACGATGCCAACAGTCTGGCCGGGCATCACCTGGATGTTCACGCCGCGCACCGCGCGCACCTTGTTCGGGCGGAAAATCGAGCCCGTGCGGGTACGGAACGTCACTTCGACGTCGCGCAGGTCAATGATCGGAGTGGTCATCGTGCGTCCTCCTTCGAGTTGGCCGCCAACGTTGCCGCGACGGCGGCGTCGGCACTATCCGTAACCCCCGGCTTGGGCGGGATCGCGGCGTACACGTGGTGGTTGCCCACCTTCGTCAGGACCGGACGAATCTCTTCGCCGTAGCCTGGGTGCGAGGAGCGCGGAGCGAATCGGTCGCCGTCTGGGAAGTCCTTCGGGCTTGGAACCGTGCCGGGCACCTGGTGGAGGCGGCCCGAGCCAGCCTCGATCGAGAGAACAGCGCCGAGCAGGCCGCGGGTGTACTCGTGGGTCGGGTGGATCAAGAGCTCCGACGTCGGCGCCTGCTCCACAACCTGGCCCGCGTACATCACCGTGATCTTGTGGGCGACTTCCGCAACCAGCGCGAGATCGTGGGAAACGAACACCATCGCGAAGCCGAGCTTCTCGCGCAGGGAGTTGAGCAGTTCAACAACCTGCTTCTGCACGGTCACGTCGAGTGCCGTTGTCGGCTCGTCGGCGATGATCAGCTTCGGGTCGCGGGTCAAAGCCATGGCGATGAGCACGCGCTGGCGCTGGCCGCCCGAAAGCTCGTGCGGGTAGGACTCGAGGGTGCGCTTCGGATCCAGGCCCACCAGCTCGAGCAGTTCCTCGGCGGAGCGGGTGCCGCCACGCGAGGTGAGCTGCTTCATCTGAGCCTTGATCAGCATGGCCGGGTTCAGCGAGGACAGCGCGTCCTGGTAGATCATGGCCAGCTCGTTGCCGAGGAGCTTCTGGCGCTCGTCGGCCTTCATCTTCAAAAGGTCCTTGCCCTGGTAGAGGATCTCGCCTTCGAACTTGGCTCGCGGATCGATCAGGCCCATGATTGTGAGAGCGGTGATCGACTTTCCACAGCCCGATTCGCCCACGAGGCCCATCGTCTCGTTCGGGGAGACCGAGAACGAGACGTTGTCCACCACCGCGACGTCGCCGTGGCGCGGGAAGCGGATCGAGAGGTTCTTGACCTCCAGGAGCGGGGTCTTGGTGGGATCGTACTGGAAACGATCGTGGCGTTGCGTTTCGATTGCGGCGAGCGCGTCCAGGCGCTGCTGGAGCGACTCGGCTTGCGCCTCGTACGCCTTGCGCGGGTCCAGCAGAAGACGGTCAGCTTCGCGGTCCGAGTTCTTCGACACCAGCTCAACAGCCGCCGACGACGGCGACGCCACCATTGCATCCGTGATACCTTCCGAGAGAATGTTCAGGCACAGCACCGTGATCATGATGAGCACGCCCGGGAAGAACGCCGTCCACCAGTAGCCGAGCAGAACCGACAGGTTCGACGATGCCTCGGAAAGCACGTTGCCCCAGGTCGGAACCATCGTGGCCTGGAGGCCGGAACCGATGAAGGTCAGCGATGCTTCGAGGATGATCGCGTCGGCCACAAGAACCGTGGCGAAAACGAGCACCGGAGCCGCGGTGTTGCGGGCCACGTGGCGGATCAGGATCCACGGTGCGCGGGCGCCAGCCACCACAACTGCACGAACATAGTCCTCACCGTAGGCGGCCATCACGTTTGCACGAACAATACGTGCCAGCTGCGGGGTGTAAACGAACGCGATCGAGCAGATGATCACTGTGACCAGGCCCCACACGTTCTTCGGATCGAAGATGCGCGAGAACACGAGCACCGTGACCGCAGCCATTGCGATACCCGGAACAGCCATGATGATGTCCAGGATTCGCATGATCACTTCAGAGATCGACTTGCGAACAACCGCCGCGATCGAGCCGATGATCGTGCCAAGCACGAGGGCAATGAGCATCGCGAAAATACCGATCGCGAACGAGTAGATTCCGCCATTGAGGATGCGGGAGAACACGTCACGGCCCGCGTGGTCCGTGCCGAACCAGAACTGACCCGACGGCGGCTGCCACTTCTGCCCCACCGGCGTCGCCGGATCGTACGGAGCAATCGGGAACAGGTAGGCGATCACGGAAATCGTGGCAACGACTGCCAGCACAACCATCGAGATTCGTGCCCCCACCGACATGTGGGAGATGCGTGAGAAGCGGGCCTTCTTTGCCGTTACTTTCTCAAGCTTTTCTTTGTTGGTCATCATTTTGCCTCACACCGACCTAATACGCGGGTTAATGAGCAGGTAAAGCACGTCCACGATCACGTTCACCACAATGAACGACACCGCCACAACGAGCGCTCCACCCTGGACCAGGCTCACCCAGTTCTGCTGGATGCCCTTAATCAGGAGCTGGCCCATTCCGTTAATTCCGAAGATGATCTCGATGACCACCGCGCCACCCATGAGGTATCCCACTCGCAGGCCGAGAACCGTGACCGGCGTGATCAGCGCGTTGCGTAGCACGTTGCGGGAAATCACCACAGCCTTGGGGATTCCAGCGCCGAGAGCGGTACGCACGTAATCGCGGTCGAGTTCCTCCACCATCGAGGTACGAACAACGCGGGTCATCTGGCCGATTACCGGAACAGCAAGCGCGACGGCGGGGAGCAGCAGGCGAAGGAACCAGCCGCCGAAATCGACCGTCATTGCGGGTAGCGCGCCCGAAACAGGGAGTGTACCCACGAAGGCGATCACGAGGAGGGCAGCGAGCCAGAACGACGGCGTACCGATGAAGATTACCGACAGCACGCGGATGAGCTGATCAGGCCAGCGATCGCGGTAAAGTGCCGCGAGAACGCCAAGCGGGAACGCAAACACGACGGCGATGATCAGACCGAGGAACGTGAGCTGGAGGGTGACGGGGAGCGCCTGTGCTACCCAGTCCGACACATGGTTAGCGCCGCCAACACCGTACGTGCCGAGATCGCCCTGGACCATTCCCGCGAGGTAGCGGAAGTACTGAACAAAGAACGGATCGTTCAAGCCGTTGGCAGCTCGGTATGCTTCGAGAGCATCGGGGGTAGCTGTTTCACCGAGGGCCGAGTAGGCCGGATCGATGGGCGAGAGCGACATGATGAAGAAAACGAGGAACGACACGCCAATCACCATGATGGGGAAGGCAAGGAGGCGTCGTCCTAAAAGCCTGAGAAGGTTATTCACTGAAATACTCCTTGACCGCAGGAGGGCCATGTGCCGAGGGGCGGGCGGAGCGCCCGCCCCTCGGGCTTAAATGGTGCGCGGCTTACTTGAGGCCGACGCCGATGGTCTGAAGACCAGTGGATGCAATCGGCTTGAATCCGGTGATCTTGCCTTCGTTCCATGCGGTGAGCATGTTGCGGTGGAAGAGCGGGTAGGTCACAGCCTGCTCGGAGAGCAGATCCTGAGCCTCACCCCACTTCGCCTTGGCGTCATCACCAGTTGCCTGGTTCGCAGCCTTGATCAGCTCCTGGAGCTTGCCCCACGAAGCCGGATCCGACTCCTTCCAGTGCGAGCGCTTCTGGGTCCACACGTTGTCGGCGTTCCACCATTCGATGATGATGCCAGGATCGGTGCCGAACACGGACGGATCGCCCGGTGCGAGAATGACGTCGTAGGTCGGGTTATCCACGTCTGCAACGTTCGCGTAGACGTCTGCCGATGCCATCGACTTCACGGCAACCTTCACGCCAGCAGCCTCAAGATCCTGCTTGATCTGCGGGATGAGGTTGGTGACCCACGGGTGATCCGTAGTGGTCAGCGTGATCGAGAGATCCTTCACGCCGTTCTTGGCCAGGAGCTCCTTGGCTTTGTTCACGTCGTAATCGAACTGGACCTTCGCCTTCTTGTAGGCCGGGTTAGCCTCCGGAAGGAACGAGGTGGCCGGCTTTGCCTGGCCGTCCATTGCGGTATCCACGAGCTTCTGGGTGTTGATCGCGTAGTGGAGTGCCTGACGAACCTCAGCCTTGTCGAACGGAGCCTTGGTGGTGTTGAACATCAGGAACGGGTTGCCGTAGCCCGGAACCGCCTCAACCTTCCAGCCAGCGCCCTCGAGCTGGGCCTTCGCCGACGCCGGAACGGCTTCCATCGCATCGATCGTGCCGCCAACAGCAGCGGAGAGGCGTGCTGAATCGTCCTTCAGAGCCTGGTACTTGAGCTCGGCAACGGTGGCCTTCTTATCGCCGTTGTAGTTCGGGTTCGGAACGAGCTTAACTTCGGTGGGGGTGACCGAATCGTACATGTACGGGCCGGTACCCACGGGCTTTGCCTTCAGCGCTTCTTCATCCGAGCCATCCGGAACAACCTTCACGGAAACGAAGCGAGCCTTGAGGTTCTCGAAGGGGTACTTGAGCTTGACGGTGACCGTCTTCGGATCCTTCTCCGCAACCGAATCCACGAAGCCGAAGAACTGCTTGTAGATCGACTTGTCAGCCGTTGCACGCTTGTAGGAGGACACAACATCCTTCGAAGTGACGTCCTTGCCATCCGAGAACTTCGCACCATCACGCAAGGTGATTTCGTATTCGGTATCCGAGACCTTTGTCGGATCCCCAGCTGCGAGCGCTGCTCGGGTGGAGTAATCCGACATGTCGAACTCGTACAGACCCTCGAGGACCGACCAGTTCACACCCATTGCGAGTGCGGAGGTAGTGATCGGGCCGTAATCGGTGGTCTCATATGCGGCACCAACCGTGATCGCGCCGGAAGCTGCGCCACCAGAACCTGCGGCTGCGCCGCCGCCGTTCGAGGTAGTGCCGCCGCCACATGCCGACAGAGCGAGCGCGGTTGCTGCAAGTACTGCGGAAGCCTGAGCCGTACGCTTTGTAATACGCATAGGTTTCTCTTTCCTCTCCATTGAGTCTGACGGAGACATCCTCCATCACGTATACTCAGAGTATGTTGTCAGACAAATCATTGCAAGCCGCAGTCGATGCAATTTCGACCACTTCCAAAGAACGCAGTGAGCAACAGCCCTCTGCACAGAATCGGTCAACGGAGACCATGGATTCGATCAAGGCCTACATCCTGTCCCACCGTCTCCAGCCGGGTGACCCACTCCCCACCGAAGCAGAGCTGTGCTCCTACCTCGGCGTCTCACGCTCCTCTGTCCGCGAAGCGCTACGCAAACTCGAAGCGCTCGACATCATCGGCGTGCGCCAAGGCCGCGGAACCTTCGTCGGGAAAATGTCTCTCCAGCCGCTCGTCAACACGCTCGTGCTCCGAAACGCACTCGAAAACACGGATACAGAACGCGGACGCAACGCCCTGTCCGACGTCGTCGCCACCCGGCGCGCACTCGACCGCGGAATCGCCTCGGAACTCGTTGCGGCCCTCGCCGGCACCCACAACCCCGAACTCCACGACATCGTCACGCAGATGGAAGAAAAATCCGCCCGAGGCGAGCGCTACCTCGAAGAAGATATCGCCTTCCACTCTGCGCTCCTCGAAACTGTCGGAAACGAACTCCTTTCCCAGCTCACGTCCGCGATGTGGCTCGTCCACCAGGCGATCATCCCGCACCTGTCGGCGCCCACCAGCCCCGAGCTACTCCACACCGCTCACGCCCACGCGCTCATGCTCGACGCGGCCGAAGCCGGCGATGTCGAAGCCTACCTCGAGGCACTCGAAGCGCACTACGCGCCACTGGACAAGCTTGTGCACGAGGAGCCGCGGGCCGCCGACGAGCCAGAAGAGGCGAAGTAGTGGGCCCGTGGCTGGCAGGAACACGGCCGCCGGTTCGGCGGGAACCCGTGAACGTTTGGTGAGTCTGCTACTCGGCCAGCACCACTGTGACCTGCCACAATGCGGCGTCGCGCTCGAACACCACAAGGAGGTGGCCGCTCGGCAGCCAGGCCGCGTCGCAATAGCCGAACGGGCTATCGCCAAGATCAAGGACGCGCTCCGCGCGCCAGCCACCAGCGTTCGAAATCCGCTCAATCGCGCCATTTTCTCGGGATGAGGGCGAGCCGGGGTGAAGGAACAGCTCGCCAAGTTGCTTGGCGTTACACCCCGGGTCGGGAAGTTCAAGTGGCGCTGGCTCACTGAAGCGAACACCGTCGCGCGAGCGCGCCAGAAAACGCACGCCCGAACCACGCCCCGCGAAACCCTGCACCCGGAAGTTCGCCCACACCTCATTGCCGACCACAGCGAGGGTCGTTTCGTCGAGCAGGACACCCGGCGCAGTGATTGGCTCAGCGATGTGAGCGATGCGCGTGCCATCGAAATGCACAATCACCACGCCTGTTCGCTCGCCCCATCGCGCAACGTACGGAACCAGGACACGGCCGGCGAACTCGATTGTGGAACCAGAAGTGGCAAAGATCGCGTCCGCGCCGGTTGCCGCATAAAGTTCGGCCGAAATGTTGCGATGCTCGAGGACATCCGGCGTCGCACCGAATGCAACCCACGGCTCGAGTTGCTCGCCGCCGGCGCGCGATTCGAAGTAGCCCACGGACTCGGTAGAACCGTATGCGAGGAAAATTCCGCGTGATGTGGCGCAAACGGCGGCGTCCGAGGCGATCGGCGCAGGCATCGAAACTGGCTCCGGATCGGACCACAAACCGGCCGATACTTCACTTCCCTGCAATTTCGCCAACTTATTTCGGCCTTTACCTCTATATAGAGGGTGAGAAGCGAAAAAGGTTGGCGAAAAATCATCCACGCTGAGTACACCGCACTCATGGGATGGGAATTGCGATAACTGCGGAGCCGCTTGATGCGAAATTTCGGCGCTCATGTGGGCGATCCAATTGGGGTTCGGCAGATCTGAGGCGAGCGTAGTGCCGATAAAATCTGCGCCCGATCCGCTCGCCGGAGCTGGACGGACGTCGAAAAACAGGTGAGCTCGGCCGCCTACAACCGCGAGCGCGGGGATCCTCAGCTCGCCAATCCGTTCCCCCGCTACAGAGCCCTTCCAGGGCGCAACGATCTGCGCCGGCTCGCTCACAATCCGAAACTCCACGCCAGTTCCCTTTCTTCGAATACGATGTGGCACCACCGGGGTCGGTACCACCCGCCGTACACACTGAGCGACGCTCGGCATACCGACCACTGAATACACACGTCACACCGCTGGTCAGCCTGCGCAACTCCCAACCGATGGTCGCGATCCCCGTTCATTCCACGGACTTGCGCCGGCTCCACAACCCTGCCAGCGCGTAAGCCCCTCCTGAAGCCACCAGTGCCAGCGGGATAATCCACAGCGGCGCAGCCGCAAGCTCCCATGCCATCACAGCGCCGAAGATCCATCCGTTTTGAACGATACCCAGCACGGCTGCTCCAAAAATCAAGGTAATCGGCGCAGCGGGAAGTCCGCACGCGATCGCGATCGCCGCACCCACGGCAGCCCCCACAGCCAACGACGGCGTGAGGACACCGCCATCCGCTCCGGCACCGAGCACGATGGACGTGGCCACGAGTTTGGCCACTGCGAGCCCAAGGAACAGCCACACGGCTTCCACACCGATGACCGTCCCAGCACCCGGACCTGGCCCGGCACCAGCACCGGCC contains the following coding sequences:
- a CDS encoding dipeptide/oligopeptide/nickel ABC transporter permease/ATP-binding protein encodes the protein MTNKEKLEKVTAKKARFSRISHMSVGARISMVVLAVVATISVIAYLFPIAPYDPATPVGQKWQPPSGQFWFGTDHAGRDVFSRILNGGIYSFAIGIFAMLIALVLGTIIGSIAAVVRKSISEVIMRILDIIMAVPGIAMAAVTVLVFSRIFDPKNVWGLVTVIICSIAFVYTPQLARIVRANVMAAYGEDYVRAVVVAGARAPWILIRHVARNTAAPVLVFATVLVADAIILEASLTFIGSGLQATMVPTWGNVLSEASSNLSVLLGYWWTAFFPGVLIMITVLCLNILSEGITDAMVASPSSAAVELVSKNSDREADRLLLDPRKAYEAQAESLQQRLDALAAIETQRHDRFQYDPTKTPLLEVKNLSIRFPRHGDVAVVDNVSFSVSPNETMGLVGESGCGKSITALTIMGLIDPRAKFEGEILYQGKDLLKMKADERQKLLGNELAMIYQDALSSLNPAMLIKAQMKQLTSRGGTRSAEELLELVGLDPKRTLESYPHELSGGQRQRVLIAMALTRDPKLIIADEPTTALDVTVQKQVVELLNSLREKLGFAMVFVSHDLALVAEVAHKITVMYAGQVVEQAPTSELLIHPTHEYTRGLLGAVLSIEAGSGRLHQVPGTVPSPKDFPDGDRFAPRSSHPGYGEEIRPVLTKVGNHHVYAAIPPKPGVTDSADAAVAATLAANSKEDAR
- a CDS encoding ABC transporter substrate-binding protein translates to MRITKRTAQASAVLAATALALSACGGGTTSNGGGAAAGSGGAASGAITVGAAYETTDYGPITTSALAMGVNWSVLEGLYEFDMSDYSTRAALAAGDPTKVSDTEYEITLRDGAKFSDGKDVTSKDVVSSYKRATADKSIYKQFFGFVDSVAEKDPKTVTVKLKYPFENLKARFVSVKVVPDGSDEEALKAKPVGTGPYMYDSVTPTEVKLVPNPNYNGDKKATVAELKYQALKDDSARLSAAVGGTIDAMEAVPASAKAQLEGAGWKVEAVPGYGNPFLMFNTTKAPFDKAEVRQALHYAINTQKLVDTAMDGQAKPATSFLPEANPAYKKAKVQFDYDVNKAKELLAKNGVKDLSITLTTTDHPWVTNLIPQIKQDLEAAGVKVAVKSMASADVYANVADVDNPTYDVILAPGDPSVFGTDPGIIIEWWNADNVWTQKRSHWKESDPASWGKLQELIKAANQATGDDAKAKWGEAQDLLSEQAVTYPLFHRNMLTAWNEGKITGFKPIASTGLQTIGVGLK
- a CDS encoding FadR/GntR family transcriptional regulator, producing MDSIKAYILSHRLQPGDPLPTEAELCSYLGVSRSSVREALRKLEALDIIGVRQGRGTFVGKMSLQPLVNTLVLRNALENTDTERGRNALSDVVATRRALDRGIASELVAALAGTHNPELHDIVTQMEEKSARGERYLEEDIAFHSALLETVGNELLSQLTSAMWLVHQAIIPHLSAPTSPELLHTAHAHALMLDAAEAGDVEAYLEALEAHYAPLDKLVHEEPRAADEPEEAK
- a CDS encoding N-acetylmannosamine-6-phosphate 2-epimerase — encoded protein: MHPIIEQLRGKLVVSVQAYPGEPMRNPETMAQIARAAELGGAAAIRCQGLADISAIKGRVEIPVIGLWKEGHEGVFITPTLHHARACRLAGSDIVAIDATRRPRPDGRTYAETVAALHEDGTLVMADCGSFEDAKMAVEAGSDIISTTLAGYTGEREKSTGPDFELLTQMVEAFPDVPVLCEGRVHTPADAAAVMDAGAYAVVVGTGITHPTSITSWFVDAVANR
- a CDS encoding dihydrodipicolinate synthase family protein; this encodes MTKPISGVVPPLAIPLKNKELDVASLERSINRMIEAGIDGLFVLGSTGEVAFSTSARREEILREATRIVAGRVPILAGVIDTETERVIEHIKQAEKFGVDGIVATAPFYVLQGEEDVYRHFKALHEATDLPIWAYDIPVCVHWKLSPQFLMRLASEGILSGVKDSSGDDVSFRWLVRMNEAAGHPLQLLTGHEVVVDGALLGGADGSVPGLANVDPDGYVRMWKAAQAGDWATVKAEQDRLADLMTMVFVKGVAGFGAGVGAFKAALKALGVFETNEMPTPVLPLEGENYEWVSAKLREAGLLA
- a CDS encoding sialidase family protein, which gives rise to MEFRIVSEPAQIVAPWKGSVAGERIGELRIPALAVVGGRAHLFFDVRPAPASGSGADFIGTTLASDLPNPNWIAHMSAEISHQAAPQLSQFPSHECGVLSVDDFSPTFFASHPLYRGKGRNKLAKLQGSEVSAGLWSDPEPVSMPAPIASDAAVCATSRGIFLAYGSTESVGYFESRAGGEQLEPWVAFGATPDVLEHRNISAELYAATGADAIFATSGSTIEFAGRVLVPYVARWGERTGVVIVHFDGTRIAHIAEPITAPGVLLDETTLAVVGNEVWANFRVQGFAGRGSGVRFLARSRDGVRFSEPAPLELPDPGCNAKQLGELFLHPGSPSSRENGAIERISNAGGWRAERVLDLGDSPFGYCDAAWLPSGHLLVVFERDAALWQVTVVLAE
- a CDS encoding ABC transporter permease, whose product is MNNLLRLLGRRLLAFPIMVIGVSFLVFFIMSLSPIDPAYSALGETATPDALEAYRAANGLNDPFFVQYFRYLAGMVQGDLGTYGVGGANHVSDWVAQALPVTLQLTFLGLIIAVVFAFPLGVLAALYRDRWPDQLIRVLSVIFIGTPSFWLAALLVIAFVGTLPVSGALPAMTVDFGGWFLRLLLPAVALAVPVIGQMTRVVRTSMVEELDRDYVRTALGAGIPKAVVISRNVLRNALITPVTVLGLRVGYLMGGAVVIEIIFGINGMGQLLIKGIQQNWVSLVQGGALVVAVSFIVVNVIVDVLYLLINPRIRSV
- a CDS encoding ABC transporter ATP-binding protein, translating into MTTPIIDLRDVEVTFRTRTGSIFRPNKVRAVRGVNIQVMPGQTVGIVGESGSGKSTMANVMIGLQPATAGKVFFNGEEVTKRSAADRRKIGRVVSVVFQDPATALNPRMTVADQLADPLRVHGIGDETSRAARVRELISVVGLPTSALDALPGQLSGGQRQRVAIARALALEPKAIIADEPTSALDVSVRAQILNLLMDLKKELGLAMVFISHDIQTVRYISDRIAVMNHGQIVEEGPAHELLTNPKDDYTKKLLGAAPSLLHPTL
- a CDS encoding ROK family protein, which produces MASEIDGRVLALDIGGTKVGWAVLGCEDRVLDPRENTGASSGIKMFARGVMPTDAPKGGEDLARRVAELAAAQVEEHGCVGVAVASAGVVDPETGAIISATDTLPGWSGTPLGEILREATGQPVWIINDVHAHGLGEARLGAGRGSDVVLSIAVGTGIGGALIRSGEIDFGAHSLAGHFGHVHHHFGTGIPCSCGRAGHLEAFASGSGLATWYNHRSDEAHVANGAELRALADAGDHLALACFSESAYAVGEVLGSLANCVDPHVIVISGSVANKNGEDWWDNVRAGYAASAMDGVACVPLVGGELGDDAPLLGAYQNFMARTSVDTTEALS